The following proteins come from a genomic window of Lolium rigidum isolate FL_2022 chromosome 5, APGP_CSIRO_Lrig_0.1, whole genome shotgun sequence:
- the LOC124654143 gene encoding RNA pseudouridine synthase 1-like: MTRLPLLLPLLSPRIASPPPPARRIAVAAAVAGVEDAAMSAESTGEYPCPVSPPYPAASKDVELRRAMTASARSGAYSSATIVFEDEWLSVVDKPAGVYCEALLSALPCSTEAAGNPSNRPNLHLANRLDRDTSGLMVITKCNKVAGKLVKAFTEHKVKKTYLALCIGYPPSWDKIKICSGHGRSKHGAWRVYAMSDVGRTLPGGSSVRDMSTKFELLGTNGKGQFREPSNVDSDDIELITVQEKAADHTSNGDVKNDMIFVRAYPQSGRTHQIRLHCQYLGFPIRGDVKYGGVIEWNDVACDGHALHAESLSFVHPVTELPVTFRAPLPSWANEVISTMG, encoded by the exons ATGACGAGACtacccctcctcctccctctcctctcGCCTCGCATCGCCTCCCCaccgccacccgcgcgccgcaTCGCCGTAGCCGCCGCGGTAGCAGGCGTCGAGGACGCGGCCATGTCGGCTGAGTCTACCGGGGAGTACCCGTGCCCAGTGTCCCCTCCCTACCCGGCCGCCTCCAAGGACGTGGAGCTCCGGCGCGCCATGACCGCTTCCGCCCGCTCCGGCGCCTACTCCTCCGCCACCATCGTGTTCGAGGACGAGTGGCTCTCCGTAGTCGACAAGCCCGCCGGCGTCTACTGCGAGGCCCTCctctccgccctcccctgctccaCCGAAGCTGCAG GGAATCCTTCAAATAGACCTAACCTTCACCTTGCCAACAGGCTGGATCGTGATACTAGTGGTCTCATGGTCATCACCAAATGCAACAAGGTTGCAGGTAAGCTGGTGAAGGCCTTTACTGAGCACAAAGTCAAGAAAACATATCTTGCTCTTTGCATAGGTTACCCACCGTCGTGGGACAAGATTAAGATATGTTCTGGCCATGGGCGATCGAAACACGGTGCTTGGCGTGTGTATGCAATGTCTGATGTTGGCCGAACACTGCCAGGGGGGTCCTCTGTAAGGGACATGAGCACAAAATTTGAATTGTTAGGAACCAATGGTAAAGGACAGTTTAGAGAACCATCTAATGTTGATAGTGATGATATAGAGTTGATTACTGTGCAAGAGAAGGCGGCTGACCATACTTCAAACGGTGATGTGAAGAACGACATGATTTTTGTTAGAGCCTATCCTCAAAGTGGTCGGACACATCAGATTCGTCTGCACTGTCAGTACCTTGGGTTCCCTATCAGAGGGGATGTAAAGTACGGAGGAGTGATCGAGTGGAACGATGTGGCTTGTGATGGTCATGCGTTGCATGCAGAGAGTTTGTCATTTGTACACCCAGTCACTGAATTGCCTGTCACATTCCGAGCACCTCTCCCTTCATGGGCAAATGAAGTTATTTCAACAATGGGATGA
- the LOC124654501 gene encoding DNA-directed RNA polymerases II, IV and V subunit 9B, with the protein MSAMKFCRECNNILYPKEDRDQKALLFACRNCDHQEVADNNCVYRNIVHHSAGEFTQVLQDVAGDPTLPRTKEVRCAVCGHGEAVFFQATARGEEGMTLFFVCCNPSCGHRWRE; encoded by the exons ATGAGTGCCATGAAGTTTTGCCGTGAATG CAACAACATACTGTATCCCAAGGAGGACAGGGACCAGAAGGCGCTCCTCTTCGCCTGCAGGAACTGCGACCACCAG GAGGTCGCAGACAACAACTGTGTCTACAGGAACATCGTGCACCACAGCGCCGGAGAGTTCACCCAGGTGCTCCAGGACGTCGCCGGCGACCCGACTCTGCCCCGCACCAAGGAGGTCCGGTGCGCCGTCTGTGGCCACGGCGAAGCTGTCTTCTTCCAG GCCACCGCGAGGGGGGAAGAAGGGATGACGCTGTTCTTCGTCTGCTGCAACCCAAGCTGCGGCCATCGATGGAGAGAATGA
- the LOC124657996 gene encoding aspartyl protease family protein 1-like: MARSTTTACLHLVAVATVLAALGEAAGIGFDLHHRSSPVVKRWAEARGHPAAAWWDEAQGSPEYYSALYHHDRAHIARRGLADSGKGLLTFADGNITYQLDGSIHYAEVAVGTPSATFLVALDTGSDLFWVPCDCKHCAPMDNNASTPGVALRPYSPGKSSTSKPVGCGHALCDRPNACNAVNSSCPYTVRYVSANTSSSGVLVEDVIHFSRERESVVGGEPVDAPVVLGCGQVQTGAFLDGAAVDGLLGLGIEKVSVPSVLAAAGLVASDSFSMCFSPDGLGRINFGDAGLRGQAETPFIVSNRHPTYNISVTGMSVAGEAVAAEFTAVVDSGTSYTYLNDPAYTDLATSFNSQVREKRANLSAYIPFEYCYEVTSGQTKLSTPVVTLTTGGGAVFPVKEPFVIIGGQTSDGRVVVLGYCLAVLKNDITVDIIGQNFMTGLKVVFDRERSVLGWHEFDCYKNVTMENDGAAPGPTSATQIQPRRSEYPGAAPVSPRQPGSGGSRRALGGRLAFALTLLLPLLAVV, encoded by the exons ATGGCTCGCTCCACCACCACTGCCTGCCTGcacctcgtcgccgtcgccacggtGCTCGCCGCTCTCggtgaggcggcagggatcgggtTCGACCTCCACCACCGGTCCTCCCCCGTGGTGAAGCGGTGGGCCGAGGCGCGGGGCCACCCGGCGGCCGCGTGGTGGGACGAGGCGCAGGGCTCGCCGGAGTACTACTCCGCGCTGTACCACCACGACCGCGCCCACATagcccgccgcggcctcgccgacAGCGGGAAGGGCCTCCTCACGTTCGCCGACGGCAACATCACCTACCAACTCGACGGATC GATCCACTACGCGGAGGTGGCCGTGGGCACGCCGAGCGCGACGTTCCTGGTGGCGCTGGACACCGGCAGCGACCTCTTCTGGGTGCCCTGTGACTGCAAGCACTGCGCGCCCATGGACAACAACGCGTCAACGCCAGGTGTTGCGCTCCGGCCGTACAGCCCCGGGAAGTCGTCGACCAGCAAGCCGGTGGGCTGCGGCCACGCGCTCTGCGACCGGCCCAACGCCTGCAACGCCGTCAACAGCAGCTGCCCGTACACCGTCAGGTACGTCTCCGCCAACACCTCCTCCTCCGGGGTGCTCGTGGAAGACGTGATCCACTTCAGCCGGGAACGGGAGAGCGTCGTCGGCGGCGAGCCGGTGGACGCGCCGGTGGTGTTGGGGTGCGGGCAGGTGCAGACGGGCGCGTTCCTGGACGGCGCCGCCGTGGACGGCCTGCTGGGCCTCGGCATAGAGAAGGTTTCGGTGCCGAGCGTGCTGGCCGCCGCCGGACTCGTCGCCTCCGACAGCTTCTCCATGTGCTTCAGCCCGGACGGCCTCGGCCGCATCAACTTCGGTGACGCCGGCCTCCGCGGCCAGGCGGAGACGCCCTTCATCGTCAGCAACAGACA CCCGACGTACAACATCAGCGTGACGGGGATGAGCGTGGcgggggaggcggtggcggcggagttcACCGCCGTGGTGGACTCCGGCACGTCCTACACCTACCTCAACGACCCGGCCTACACGGACCTGGCCACCAGCTTCAACTCCCAGGTCCGTGAGAAGAGGGCCAACCTCAGCGCCTACATCCCCTTCGAGTACTGCTACGAGGTGACCAGCGGCCAAACGAAGCTGTCCACGCCGGTGGTGACCCTCACGACCGGTGGCGGAGCCGTGTTTCCGGTTAAGGAGCCCTTCGTCATCATCGGCGGCCAAACTAGCGACGGCCGGGTCGTCGTCCTCGGCTACTGCCTCGCCGTGCTAAAGAACGACATCACCGTCGACATCATTGGCC AGAACTTCATGACCGGCCTCAAGGTGGTGTTCGACAGGGAGAGGTCCGTCCTCGGCTGGCACGAGTTCGACT GTTACAAGAACGTGACGATGGAGAACGACGGCGCGGCCCCCGGGCCGACGTCGGCGACTCAAATACAGCCGCGGCGGAGCGAATACCCCGGCGCGGCGCCGGTGTCCCCGAGGCAGCCCGGGTCAGGCGGCAGCCGCCGTGCCCTCGGAGGCCGACTCGCCTTCGCCCTCACGCTGCTGCTTCCCCTCCTGGCCGTGGTCTGA